Proteins co-encoded in one Daphnia carinata strain CSIRO-1 chromosome 3, CSIRO_AGI_Dcar_HiC_V3, whole genome shotgun sequence genomic window:
- the LOC130693647 gene encoding mitochondrial import receptor subunit TOM22 homolog, whose translation MATIEELDELSVEIINSINGEEEEESKENAPSPARVDERRNSESGDASVVAVSSSKAVENEDSDDDDEDFDETVLERLVGLTEMFPTFVQVGTAKLVRGTFSSVKGLYSFARSASWILFSTSAILFAPVIFEVERAQMEEMQKQQQRQILLGPGAAMSVGGQHAGMGGPGMGLAPAPPR comes from the exons ATGGCAACTATTGAAGAACTTGACGAGCTTAGTGTGGAGATTATAAATAGTATAAAtggcgaagaagaagaggaatcCAAAGAAAACGCTCCCAGTCCGGCACGTGTTGATGAACGACGAAACTCTGAATCGGGTGATGCCTCAGTCGTTGCCGTGTCGTCATCGAAAGCAGTAGAGAACGAAGATTCAGACGACGATGATGag GATTTTGATGAAACAGTGCTTGAAAGATTGGTTGGGCTGACAGAAATGTTTCCAACATTTGTACAAGTTGGAACTGCAAAACTTGTTCGTGGCACATTTTCATCTGTGAAAG gTCTATACTCCTTTGCCCGTTCAGCATCTTGGATTCTGTTCAGCACATCTGCCATTCTCTTTGCACCAGTTATATTTGAAGTTGAAAGAGCACAAATGGAGGAAATGCAAAAACAGCAGCAACGACAG ATTTTATTGGGACCTGGTGCTGCAATGTCAGTTGGTGGTCAGCATGCAGGAATGGGAGGACCAGGAATGGGATTGGCCCCAGCACCTCCACGTTAA
- the LOC130693195 gene encoding ATP-dependent RNA helicase DDX24-like: protein MKEVPRKKLKKSNESRDVNNEENNEESNEGNNEESNDENQVENQDENQAEILDENQDENQDENQDENKKKQFEITPDMMIWKAMFLPDEIVRAVWELGFKNPTAIQLACLPAAMKGRKDVVGAAETGSGKTLAFGIPILNGILKDKQFELKKMKQKEEADDMTESDDESENDEEEHNADKKEVFGDEDLAGNTEEIGEMEDFGGGIGCVRVIDVAKLSSQKTKAVKGQKKLRALIITPTRELAVQIEKHLKAVAKYTDITICLVIGGMAAPKQERILNKGPDIVIGTPGRLWEMIEGGNSHLSQVNDIRYLALDETDRLLEKGHFAEVRTLLEHINKDESKKRWRQNFVFSATLTLTHDLPTRLGNIKSRKKKEAVKLDKLLSLVGVRPKAKVVDLTTQVRSLKPASLSEMKVFSATVEDKDYYLYYFLRHNQGRTLVFCNSINNVRRLTSVFTLLETNPLPLHAQMHQKQRLKHLERFSSLDNALLIATDVAARGLDIPHVQHVVHFQVPRTSENYVHRSGRTARASREGLSLILIEPEEATLYRKICVNLKKDKMDLPDYDVDMRLFSAIKQRVNLAKAIESLEHRTKRERSDKNWMKQMAEEADLLVSESDEDSDSGSAAQNHSQLITELKTKRKELSQLLARPLKRTAN from the exons ATGAAG GAAGtaccaagaaaaaaactgaaaaaaagtaATGAAAGTAGAGACGTaaataatgaagaaaacaacgaaGAAAGTAACGAGGGAAATAACGAAGAAAGCAACGATGAAAACCAGGTTGAAAATCAGGATGAAAATCAGGCTGAAATCCTGGATGAAAACCAGGATGAAAACCAGGATGAAAACCaagatgaaaacaagaaaaagcaatTTGAAATAACACCAGATATGATGATTTGGAAAGCCATGTTCCTTCCAGATGAAATTGTCAGAGCTGTTTGGGAGCTTGGTTTTAAAAATCCTACTGCCATCCAG CTTGCCTGTTTACCAGCAGCAATGAAAGGCAGAAAAGATGTTGTAGGGGCTGCCGAAACAGGATCAGGAAAAACATTGGCATTTGGTATTCCTATACTTAATGGCATCCTAAAAGATAAACAGtttgaactgaaaaaaatgaaacagaaagaagaagctGATGACATGACAGAAAGTGATGATGAAAgtgaaaatgatgaagaagaacacAATGCTGATAAAAAAGAAGTGTTCGGTGATGAAGATCTGGCTGGTAACACCGAAGAAATAGGAGAAATGGAGGATTTCGGAGGAGGAATTGGGTGTGTAAGAGTAATTGATGTAGCAAAGCTAAGCTCTCAGAAAACCAAAGCAGTCAaaggacaaaagaaattgCGTGCTTTGATCATTACACCCACAAGGGAACTGGCCGTTCAGATTGAGAAGCATTTAAAAGCTGTTGCAAAGTACACTGACATAACAATTTGCCTCGTTATTGGCGGCATGGCAGCTCCTAAACAAGAGCGGATTTTAAACAAAGGACCTGACATTGTGATTGGAACTCCTGGTCGACTATGGGAAATGATTGAGGGGGGTAATTCGCATTTGTCCCAAGTCAACGATATTCG GTATCTTGCCTTGGACGAAACTGATCGTCTTTTAGAAAAAGGCCATTTTGCCGAAGTTCGTACTTTACTGGAACACATAAACAAAGACGAATCAAAGAAACGTTGGAgacaaaattttgttttttctgcgACATTGACGTTAACACATGACTTACCTACCCGATTGGGTAACATCAAAtctaggaaaaagaaagaagctgTAAAACTTGATAAGCTGCTTAGTTTGGTTGGGGTCCGTCCTAAAGCCAAAGTAGTTGACCTAACGACTCAAGTCAGATCGCTTAAACCCGCGTCGCTGTCAGAAATGAAGGTGTTTTCTGCAACCGTTGAAGACAAGGATTATTACCTTTACTACTTCTTGCGACATAACCAGGGTCGTACATTGGTGTTTTGCAATTCAATTAATAACGTTCGCCGACTCACATCAGTGTTTACCCTGCTTGAAACGAATCCCCTTCCATTGCATGCGCAAATGCATCAGAAACAAAGACTCAAGCATCTGGAGCGCTTTTCGAGTTTAGACAACGCACTGTTGATTGCCACAGACGTCGCGGCGAGAGGACTTGACATTCCTCATGTGCAACATGTAGTCCACTTTCAA GTCCCACGAACATCGGAAAACTATGTTCATCGTAGTGGACGTACCGCTCGAGCTTCTCGCGAAGGATTAAGTTTGATTCTCATTGAACCTGAAGAAGCCACGTTATATCGCAAGATTTGTGTCAACTTGAAGAAAGACAAGATGGATCTTCCCGATTACGACGTTGATATGCGATTATTTTCTGCTATCAAGCAGCGGGTAAATCTTGCAAAGGCTATCGAGTCATTGGAACACAGAACCAAACGAGAAAGGTCAGATAAAAACTGGATGAAGCAAATGGCTGAAGAGGCGGATTTATTAGTTAGCGAAAGTGATGAAGATTCTGACAGTGGTAGTGCAGCACAAAACCATTCCCAGCTGATTACCGAACTGAAGACGAAACGCAAAGAACTGAGTCAACTTCTCGCAAGACCGTTAAAACGCACAGCCAACTAA
- the LOC130693612 gene encoding alpha-(1,6)-fucosyltransferase-like: MQGESVQFNCSEFKLHRATQSDIKIAMNLRSSNKILVQAAIILFFFWVVALILLTRPLLNSPQSDLSDDVLQRLSRAVNELESLKVRNQELQWILTNFSHEAQSGKIKEDVVERLRSTLENKIRVPISFGGLEKKLIDGPSKEYEVRRREIYRGVQEVWYFVQQEMEKLKKRGHDQSAPELANLIQEIVTSGKEHEIVLLNDLQELSSMEGHDSWRAAESRALSDLVQRRLHYLQNPVDCSKARKLVCNLNKSCGYGCQIHHAAYCFIMAYATKRTLILNSKKWRYHRGGWEKVFLPLSDTCTDPSGLDRSNWPGTNDTQVIELPIVDMLSPRPAFLPLAIPRDLSDRMIRLHGDPQVWWIGQFMKYLLRYQPETQKMLDQAKEKMNFKMPVVGVHVRRTDKVGTEAAFHSIDEYMLFVADFFNKLEMKDKVAVRRVYLASDDPSVIPEAKKKYPDYEFLGDVSIAKGAAVATRYTDSSLRGILIDIHMLAHSDHLVCTFSSQVCRLAYEIMQTLHPDASSKFKSLDDIYYYGGQGPHQQIAIYSHKAHRTGEISMEIGDVLGIAGNHWDGYSKGINERTKQSGLYPSFKAVDKYNIVDFPVYSEVAVAA, translated from the exons ATGCAA GGCGAAAGCGTCCAGTTCAACTGCTCTGAATTCAAATTACACCGGGCCACACAAAGTGATATCAAAATAGCAATGAATTTACGAAGCTCCAACAAAATCTTGGTTCAAGCAGCcataattcttttcttcttttgggtTGTTGCTTTGATTCTTTTGACAAGACCATTGTTGAATTCACCTCAAAGTGACCTAAGCGATGATGTGCTTCAACGACTTTCAAGAGCTGTGAATGAGCTTGAAAGTCTAAAGGTGCGGAATCAAGAACTTCAGTGGATTCTGACAAACTTCAGCCATGAGGCACAGtcaggaaaaataaaagaagatgtTGTTGAAAGATTGAGATCTACACTGGAGAACAAGATCAGGGTACCCATTAGTTTTGGGGGTCTTGAAAAAAAGTTGATTGACGGACCTAGTAAAGAGTATGAAGTCAGACGTCGAGAAATCTATAGAGGTGTTCAAGAAGTCTGGTATTTTGTGcaacaagaaatggaaaaattgaaaaaaagggggcatgACCAAAGTGCACCTGAATTAGCAAATTTGATTCAAGAAATTGTGACCTCAGGGAAAGAGCATGAAAT AGTCCTTTTAAATGACCTACAAGAGCTTAGCAGCATGGAAGGTCATGATTCCTGGAGAGCTGCAGAGTCGCGTGCCTTGTCCGACTTGGTTCAGAGACGTTTACATTACCTTCAAAACCCAGTTGACTGTTCCAAGGCAAGGAAATTAGTCTGTAATCTTAACAAG aGTTGTGGGTATGGCTGCCAAATCCACCATGCCGCGTATTGTTTCATTATGGCATATGCCACTAAAAGAACTCTAATATTGAATTCCAAGAAATGGCGATATCATCGTGGCGGAtgggaaaaagtttttttgccCCTTAGTGACACTTGCACTGATCCTTCTGGTTTGGACAGGAGTAATTGGCCAG GAACCAATGACACTCAGGTGATTGAATTGCCTATAGTTGATATGTTGTCTCCTCGGCCTGCATTCTTGCCATTAGCCATTCCCCGAGATTTATCGGATCGAATGATTCGCCTACATGGTGATCCGCAAGTGTGGTGGATTGGCCAGTTTATGAAGTACCTGTTGAGATATCAGCCCGAGACTCAAAAGATGTTAGatcaagcaaaagaaaaaatgaattttaagaTGCCTGTAGTTGG GGTCCATGTCCGACGAACTGATAAGGTTGGAACTGAGGCCGCATTTCATTCCATTGACGAGTATATGTTATTCGTGGCTGATTTTTTTAATAAGCTGGAAATGAAAGATAAAGTTGCTGTACGGCGGGTGTACTTAGCTTCCGATGATCCATCAGTTATTCcagaagcaaagaaaaa GTATCCCGATTACGAATTTCTTGGTGACGTGTCCATAGCTAAAGGTGCTGCCGTGGCAACCCGCTACACGGATTCGTCCCTACGCGGCATTCTTATAGATATTCACATGCTTGCCCACAGCGACCATCTTGTGTGCACTTTTTCTTCACAAGTTTGTCGATTAGCTTATGAGATAATGCAAACGCTTCATCCAGATGCGTCAAGCAAATTCAAGTCGTTGGATGATATTTATTATTACGGTGGCCAAGGACCTCATCAGCAAATAGCAATCTACTCGCACAAGGCACATCGTACTGGCGAGATTTCCATGGAAATAGGAGACGTATTAGGAATAGCTGGTAACCACTGGGACGGCTATTCGAAGGGTATCAATGAGCGAACCAAGCAATCAGGACTATATCCTTCTTTCAAAGCAGTGGACAAGTACAACATCGTTGATTTCCCCGTTTACAGCGAGGTTGCCGTGGCTGCATGA
- the LOC130693609 gene encoding uncharacterized protein LOC130693609 — protein sequence MADRLDDLICTFHPGAGAMETLAILLLGWIIFGTILTIVGKFVYSRLLLDPPKETHALNSTIPPLSAAVVSAPVEKPNISNTERFINTLKSHPPPALPKLVRSKSVSKSEADQHPDVPSVTGSNSDCVKWVTSCLSFVYTRPQVLSDLNTSWKESINNHTKQSEIETGVSVEIQQILFLDDLLPRLNNVFCELTPNERATITGDFEARFNILVRAKREQRDHQTISDYRLHVERLRGRLNASSDFRDGSVAIKFDGWPDVRVSIIKDETITSISNDEQLVQDIIIEMVTAALRAATNQLHTSRYPDTPRFVPSINPSEPILPVHYDSMLETRLRRSSKDKKLLVKIVKANNLGSQKGVHQLYSIIEMDDPPQRHQTTIKQGTENPFWDENFLFDLGPNTEEIMFELYDRDKNRNTFLGLGIVGMEELLMNPSQRQIIPLQSRPYENDSVSGTLTVEFLFIDGMDVPNNLPSAVATSATKMTSSMDAESRLVRRDSYNRATQRHSDMIVFNELNDKPTSATTTSKHLEARRPSPRRGLNPLVGSREAPFTEGTEAFKDNYYSDNQYAPMMGSVASSLSSKDEDRNRGRSRRRSFFRTLKERLSRSKNRSRSVDPGTPGREDSLNRDDPLVRSVSADRARSGQLLAVPGLGGEIDSARSSLSEVSAISNASTRTYLDEASTLVLESTDNGVKKHYLIPMALAEKRKWKKKGVKLHIFSDHVFIAKHLTGGTVCQVCEAPLARRPGKQGYECRDCLLRCHKPCHVKVESLCPNSTVHFMELEYVEDTPGVPERKLRRN from the exons ATGGCTGATCGCTTGGATGATCTAATCTGTACTTTTCACCCTGGGGCTGGCGCAATGGAAACACTTGCAATACTCTTACTTGGTTGGATTATTTTTGGTACAATTCTGACAATTGTAGGGAAGTTTGTGTACTCCAGATTACTATTAGATCCCCCTAAGGAGACCCATGCATTAAACTCTACAATTCCCCCATTGTCTGCTGCAGTAGTTTCAGCACCAGTTGAGAAACCCAACATTAGCAATACCGAGCGTTTCATCAATACTCTCAAATCGCATCCTCCCCCTGCTCTTCCAAAACTTGTTAGATCCAAGAGCGTTTCGAAATCCGAAGCCGATCAACACCCAGATGTGCCCTCAGTAACAGGTTCTAACTCAGATTGTGTCAAATGGGTCACCAGCTGCCTAAGCTTTGTGTACACAAGGCCTCAGGTTTTGAGTGATTTGAACACATCATGGAAAGAATCAATCAATAATCATACCAAGCAGTCTGAAATTGAA ACTGGAGTCTCAGTGGAAATTCAACAGATTTTGTTTCTAGATGATCTTCTCCCACGATTGAACAATGTATTTTGCGAGCTAACTCCAAATGAACGAGCT ACAATCACCGGTGATTTTGAAGCACGTTTTAATATTCTAGTCCGAGCTAAACGTGAACAACGTGATCATCAAACCATATCCGACTACCGCCTTCATGTTGAGCGACTTCGTGGTCGTTTAAACGCCTCATCTGATTTCCGTGATGGATCCGTTGCAATCAAATTTGACGGCTGGCCAGAC GTTAGGGTATCGATAATTAAGGACGAAACGATTACAAGTATCAGCAACGATGAGCAGCTCGTTCAGGACATCATTATTGAAATGGTGACAGCCGCTCTGCGTGCCGCCACCAATCAATTGCATACGTCCCGATATCCTGATACACCGCGATTCGTGCCCAGTATAAATCCATCTGAGCCCATTCTTCCAGTCCACTACGATAGCATG TTGGAGACTAGACTACGGCGCTcttcaaaagacaaaaaactaTTGGTGAAAATAGTTAAAGCTAATAACCTTGGTTCCCAAAAAG gtGTCCACCAGCTGTACAGTATAATAGAAATGGATGACCCTCCGCAACGTCATCAAACGACCATAAAGCAGGGCACAGAAAATCCATTCTGGGACGAAAATTTCCTATT TGATCTGGGTCCTAATACGGAAGAAATCATGTTTGAGCTTTATGATCGTGACAAAAATCGCAACACTTTCCTAGGACTTGGAATTGTTGGCATGGAAGAATTGCTGATGAATCCTAGCCAACGTCAGATCATCCCACTTCAGTCGCGACCTTACGAGAATGATTCTGTGTCTGGAACACTAACAGTCGAG tttcttttcattgatGGGATGGATGTACCTAACAATCTACCTTCAGCCGTTGCCACTTCAGCCACCAAAATGACTTCAT CTATGGATGCCGAGAGCCGTCTAGTACGAAGAGATTCTTACAATCGTGCAACGCAGCGACATTCGG ATATGATTGTCTTCAACGAACTCAATGATAAACCGACCTCGGCGACAACTACATCGAAACACCTGGAAGCGAGACGACCAAGCCCTCGTCGAGGATTGAATCCCCTTGTTGGATCAaga GAAGCACCTTTTACGGAAGGCACGGAAGCTTTTAAGGACAACTACTATTCAGATAACCAATATGCACCGATGATGGGAAGCGTTGCTTCATCGCTTAGCTCAAAAGATGAAG ATCGCAATCGCGGCCGTTCACGAAGGCGATCTTTCTTCCGGACTTTGAAAGAACGCTTGAGTCGTTCCAAAAACAGATCGAGATCTGTAGACCCTGGAACACCAGGACGAGAAGATTCACTTAACCGAGATGATCCACTTGTTCGATCCGTTTCGGCTGATCGGGCCCGATCCG GCCAACTACTTGCTGTTCCTGGCCTTGGCGGGGAAATTGATTCAGCGCGGTCTAGCTTGAGCGAAGTATCAGCTATAAGTAATGCGTCAACAAGAACTTACCTTGACGAAGCATCAACTCTTGTCTTGGAATCAACAGATAATGGGGTTAAAAA GCACTACTTAATCCCCATGGCTTTAgctgaaaaacgaaagtggaagaagaaaggcGTGAAATTACATATCTTTAGCGACCACGTCTTTATTGCAAAACATCTTACAGG CGGAACTGTATGTCAAGTGTGCGAAGCGCCGTTGGCAAGGCGTCCTGGAAAACAAGGCTACGAATGCCGCGACTGTCTGTTGCGTTGTCATAAACCTTGCCACGTCAAAGTGGAATCTTTGTGCCCCAATTCTACAGTCCATTTTATGGAATT GGAATACGTCGAGGACACACCGGGGGTGCCTGAACGAAAACTCCGGCGCAATTAA
- the LOC130693655 gene encoding serine/threonine-protein phosphatase 4 regulatory subunit 3-like, whose translation MTDTRRRVKLYALNAERQWDDRGTGHVTSSYVDRLKGVSLLVRAEADGSLLLESKIQPDTAYQKQQETLIVWSEGDNFDLALSFQEKAGCDEIWEKICQVQGKDPSVDITQDFVEESEDERFEDMSDTAPPVELPPCELNKLETINELIASCLSSAVRREKLSTALEMEGYIRKLLNLFHICEDLENLEGLNHLFEVFKNIFLLNKNALFEVMFAEDTIFDVVGCLEYDPNAKVRKKHRDYLRQMAKFKEVIPITNPELLAKIHQTYRVQYIQDVVLPTPSVFEENMLSTLSSFIFFNKVEIVSLIQDDEKFLNELFSHLTDETMEISKRRDLVLFLKEFCTFSQTLQPQSRETFFKTLASLGILPALEITLGVDDLATKSASIDILSYIVEFSPSMVRDYMLQQANSAEDEHLLLNIIIEQMMCDSDPELGGAVQLSGILRLLIDPENMLASINKSEKADFLNFFYKHSMHVLVTPLLSNTTGDRPTKEDYPTVQLLGLILELLSFCVEHHTYHIKNYILNRDLLRRILVLMRSRHTFLVLSALRFLRKIISLKDEFYNRYIVKSNLLSPVVDAFLRNNGRYNLLDSAILELFEFIKMEDIKSLCVYVVDTFGKALDKVEYVQTFKCLRLRYDQQQDRIGERERSTSALDSVPSLLRTTRFRRDPRQLEEEEEIWFNSEEDEGEDGADAVTPSHTSPVSQVQAVGLITSPTSPVALSKANLISPKANHGGGSNSPIIGASSNGGSSSPSTSSPTTSPVPPSTDVQSPSTLKKALVDYDGDSEEEEETGPVSGEMEGIEPKKDNDTILPVVSHVDGEDYDVESPNKRAKLT comes from the exons ATGACCGACACTCGAAGGCGAGTAAAGTTGTACGCGCTGAATGCGGAAAGACAGTGGGATGACAGAGGAACTGGTCATGTCACATCTTCTTATGTTGACAGACTAAAAGGAGTTTCACTCCTAGTCAGAGCTGAAGCTGACG GTTCCTTGTTGCTTGAATCAAAAATTCAACCAGACACTGCCTAtcagaaacaacaagaaactTTGATAGTGTGGTCTGAAGGGGACAATTTTGACTTGGCACTTAGCTTCCAAGAAAAAGCTGGTTGTGATGAAATTTGGGAGAAGATTTGTCAG GTACAAGGCAAAGATCCGTCGGTGGACATCACCCAAGATTTTGTTGAGGAATCGGAAGATGAGAGGTTTGAAGACATGTCTGACACTGCTCCACCAGTGGAATTGCCGCCCTGTGAACTCAACAAACTAGAAACTATAAATGAG TTAATCGCAAGCTGTTTGTCGTCAGCTGTCAGAAGAGAAAAACTTTCTACAGCTCTTGAAATGGAAGGCTATATTCGGAAattgttgaacctttttcaCATTTGTGAGGATTTAGAGAATCTTGAAGGCCTCAATCACTTGTTTGAAGTTTTTAAGAACATCTTTCTCCTCAACAAGAATGCACTGTTTGAAGTGATGTTTGCTGAAGACACAATTTTCGATGTTGTTGGCTGTCTTGAATACGATCCCAATGCCAAAGTTCGAAAGAAACATCGCGATTATTTGAGACAAATGGcgaaatttaaagaagttataCCAATCACTAACCCAGAGCTCTTGGCCAAGATCCATCAAACATATAGAGTACAGTACATACAG GATGTGGTTTTGCCAACTCCTTCGGTATTCGAAGAAAATATGTTGTCGACGCTTTCTAGcttcatattttttaacaAG GTTGAAATTGTCAGTCTCATACAAGACGATGAGAAGTTTTTAAACGAATTGTTCAGTCATTTGACGGACGAGACCATGGAGATCAGCAAGCGTCGAGACTTGGTTCTCTTCCTTAAAGAGTTCTGCACCTTTTCGCAAACGCTACAGCCACAGAGCCGGGAAACCTTTTTCAAAACCCTAGCCAGTCTTGGTATCCTTCCGGCGCTGGAAATCACGCTAGGCGTTGACGATTTAGCCACGAAGTCGGCTTCCATTGACATTTTATCATACATCGTTGAATTCTCACCTTCGATGGTGCGCGACTACATGCTGCAGCAGGCCAATAGTGCTGAAGATGAACACTTGCTTCTCAACATCATTATTGAGCAAATGATGTGTGACTCTGATCCCGAATTGGGTGGCGCTGTTCAGCTTAGCGGCATTCTACGATTGCTCATCGACCCAGAAAACATGCTTGCTTCCATCAACAAATCAGAAAAAGCGGactttcttaattttttctacAAGCACAGCATGCACGTGCTAGTAACCCCTCTATTATCTAACACAACTGGGGACCGCCCGACTAAAGAGGACTACCCCACCGTCCAGCTACTAGGGCTGATCCTAGAATTGCTGTCGTTCTGTGTTGAGCACCACACATACCACATCAAAAACTATATCCTCAATCGCGATCTCCTTCGGCGCATCCTGGTCCTTATGAGGTCTAGGCATACTTTTCTTGTCCTCAGCGCCCTCCGTTTCCTGCGGAAAATTATATCTCTGAAAG ATGAATTCTACAATCGCTACATCGTTAAGAGTAATCTGCTCTCTCCGGTCGTGGATGCCTTCTTACGAAATAACGGACGATATAACTTGCTCGATTCAGCCATCCTTGAACTATTTGAATTCATCAAGATGGAAGACATAAAATCGTTGTGCGTCTATGTTGTTGACACCTTCGGTAAAGCGCTAGACAAGGTCGAATACGTCCAGACCTTCAAATGCCTAAGGCTGCGATATGATCAACAACAAGACAGAATAGGTGAAAGAGAGCGATCAACATCAGCTCTTGACAG CGTCCCGTCCTTATTAAGAACCACCCGATTCCGACGCGATCCACGTCAACtagaggaagaggaagaaattTGGTTCAATTCTGAAGAAGACGAAGGTGAAGATGGGGCAGACGCCGTAACACCTTCACATACTTCACCGGTGTCCCAAGTACAGGCAGTCGGTCTTATAACGTCTCCCACATCGCCCGTCGCCTTATCCAAGGCTAACTTGATATCACCAAAAGCGAATCATGGCGGTGGCTCAAACAGTCCCATTATTGGTGCATCCTCTAATGGCGGCAGCTCTTCACCTTCGACGTCATCCCCTACGACATCTCCTGTTCCCCCGTCAACAGATGTCCAATCTCCTTCAACTTTAAAGAAG gCGTTAGTTGATTACGATGGTGActccgaagaagaagaagaaacaggtCCGGTTTCTGGTGAAATGGAAGGAATCGAGCCCAAAAAGGACAATGATACCATTCTCCCTGTTGTGTCTCATGTTGACGGCGAAGATTACGATGTGGAATCACCGAACAAACGCGCCAAACTGACCTGA
- the LOC130693650 gene encoding cytochrome c oxidase assembly protein COX20, mitochondrial-like, which yields MSSSNEDTEIKATILGRDLGSIPCFRSSFLNGIGGGIGTGLAFFLFTSKVRRSCNTAVLSFAGITLSYWVYCRYRWSQKKFNMTMLQTAMKEHGREGTENDLQVPRKPEEKS from the exons ATGTCTTCTTCTAACGAAGATACAGAAATTAAA GCAACCATTCTAGGGAGAGATTTAGGTTCCATCCCTTGTTTCCGTAGTTCGTTTCTTAATGGAATTGGTGGTGGAATCGGCACTGGATTGGCATTCTTTTTGTTCACAAGTAAAGTAAGACGTTCATGTAACACAGCAGTTCTTTCATTTGCTGGAATCACCCTCTCGTACTG GGTCTATTGCAGATACAGATGGTCacagaaaaaattcaacatgACCATGCTCCAAACAGCCATGAAAGAGCATGGCAGGGAAGGCACTGAAAATGATCTCCAGGTTCCAAGgaaaccagaagaaaaaagctgA
- the LOC130693643 gene encoding proteasome subunit beta type-2-like, which translates to MECVLGISCNDFVILASDMTNAHSILVNKQDEDKMFKLSDRLLMAVTGESGDTTQFAEYIEKNIQLYKMRNGYELSPPAAANFTRRNLADSLRSRSPYMVNFLLAGYSERTGPELYWMDYLASMIKTPFATHGYGGMFSIGIMDRYYRPDLTEEEAYDILKKCVAEIQKRLIINLPNFQVKVLDKNGIRALNVIKSQNLTA; encoded by the exons ATGGAGTGTGTTTTAGGTATCTCTTGTAATGACTTTGTCATTTTGGCGTCAGATATGACCAACGCTCACAGCATTCTTGTCAACAAACAAG ATGAGgacaaaatgtttaaattgtCTGATAGGCTATTGATGGCAGTTACGGGAGAATCTGGAGACACTACACAATTTGCTGAATACATCGAAAAAAACATTCAGCTCTACAAAATGAGGAATGGTTATGAACTATCTCCACCTGCAGCTGCCAACTTTACTCGCCGTAACTTGGCTGACTCATTACGCAGCAGG TCACCCTACATGGTTAACTTTCTCCTAGCTGGCTACAGCGAAAGAACAGGCCCTGAACTTTACTGGATGGATTACCTTGCATCTATGATTAAAACTCCATTTGCTACTCATGGATATGGAGGCATGTTCAGCATTGGTATTATGGACCGTTATTACCGTCCAGATCTGACGGAAGAAGAAGCATATGATATCCTGAAAAAGTGCGTTGCGGAAATCCAAAAGCGCCTTATAATCAACCTTCCAAATTTTCAAGTTAAAGTATtggataaaaatggaattcgTGCTTTGAATGTCATAAAATCCCAGAATTTGACTGCCTAG